One window from the genome of Podospora pseudocomata strain CBS 415.72m chromosome 6, whole genome shotgun sequence encodes:
- the CCA1 gene encoding CCA tRNA nucleotidyltransferase, mitochondrial (EggNog:ENOG503NU7R; COG:J) — MHIRLGITQGFRSFRHPPPELGSVFFLMKRRYCDSTSKHSLSSPPAKKHRPYTATMVSRTITLTEQEEQLKRLLVDVARYIDSSSSENSPTILRWAGGWVRDKLLGIKSHDIDTAINNLTGEAFVGKLRDYVEIPGNKQLHNLMDSDIGRLHTVARNPDKSKHLETSTIKLCGLDVDFVNLRKETYCENSRNPEVEFGTAEEDAARRDATVNALFYNLQTGEVEDLVGGLPDLGAGIIRTPMEPLQTFMDDPLRVLRLVRFASRLGFKIDKAAEEVMADENVLRNLKIKISRERIGVELEKMLKGKHPVESLRLINRLGLYHAVFTVPERTDMPKPDISKWDRAYECLFFLESNNTPGSIWELLVTTEEARYFAWSLATITPWEQLPDDPPLKSGKLAMPLATQAAREGFKAPNKLSDVITAAHRHRPAILELKALVDENKDEMKDRAKFGMAIREWDSRAKGSWRLQVLYSILGDVLEGSTSREEILMGWLRFLDHLVELDLMHVTKLDRIIDGTDLSKALGVKPGRWMGAALEVVMEWQLRNPGVEDPAGAVEEVKKRRVELGIK, encoded by the exons ATGCACATTCGACTGGGAATCACACAGGGATTCCGGTCATTCAGACACCCGCCTCCTGAGCTTGGTAGCGTTTTCTTTCTGATGAAACGCAGATACTGCGACAGCACATCGAAACATAGCTTATCCTCCCCACCTGCTAAGAAACATCGGCCATATACCGCAACAATGGTTTCccgcaccatcaccctcaccgagCAGGAAGAACAGCTCAAGCGCCTCCTTGTAGACGTTGCGCGCTACATTGACTCTTCTTCCAGCGAGAACAGCCCGACTATCCTCCgctgggctggtggctgGGTTCGCGATAAACTACTTGGAATTAAGAGTCACGACATCGACACGGCTATCAACAACTTGACCGGTGAGGCCTTCGTTGGAAAGCTTCGTGACTATGTCGAGATCCCAGGCAACAAGCAGCTACACAACCTGATGGACTCCGACATTGGCCGCCTTCACACTGTGGCCCGCAACCCAGACAAGTCGAAGCACTTGGAGACCAGCACCATCAAGCTCTGCGGGTTGGACGTGGACTTTGTGAACTTGCGGAAGGAAACATACTGCGAGAACAGCAGGAACCCCGAGGTGGAGTTTGggacggccgaggaggatgctgcTCGCCGAGATGCGACCGTCAATGCTCTCTTTTACAACTTACAGACGGGCGAAGTGGAGGATCTTGTCGGGGGTCTGCCAGATCTGGGGGCGGGGATTATTCGGACACCAATGGAGCCACTGCAGACCTTCATGGACGATCCCCTTCGTGTATTGAGACTGGTTAGGTTTGCTAGTCGACTGGGGTTCAAAATCGACAAGGCGGCAGAGGAGGTTATGGCGGATGAGAATGTGCTGAGAAACTTGAAGATCAAGATCAGCAGGGAGAGGATTGGTgtggagttggagaagatgctcAAGG GCAAACACCCGGTCGAGTCCCTGAGGCTGATCAACAGGTTGGGGCTTTACCATGCTGTGTTCACTGTACCGGAACGAACCGACATGCCAAAGCCAGATATTTCCAAGTGGGACCGCGCATATGAATGCTTGTTCTTCCTTGAGAGCAACAACACTCCTGGTTCCATCTGGGAGTTGCTCGTCACCACAGAGGAAGCGAGATATTTCGCCTGGTCATTGGCCACCATCACGCCTTGGGAACAACTTCCTGATGATCCCCCTCTCAAGTCAGGAAAGTTAGCCATGCCCCTTGCTACTCAAGCCGCGAGGGAAGGATTCAAGGCACCCAACAAGCTATCTGACGTGATCACTGCCGCCCATCGGCACCGTCCTGCTATTCTGGAGCTCAAGGCACTTGTTGATGAGAACAAGGATGAAATGAAGGATAGGGCAAAGTTTGGTATGGCGATCAGAGAGTGGGACTCAAGAGCCAAGGGTAGCTGGCGTCTACAAGTTCTTTACTCGATCTTGGGTGATGTTCTAGAAGGATCAACGAGCCGGGAAGAGATTCTGATGGGATggctgcgtttcttggaCCACCTGGTAGAACTTGATCTGATGCATGTCACGAAACTCGACAGGATCATTGATGGAACTGACCTCTCGAAGGCACTTGGAGTTAAGCcagggaggtggatgggtgcGGCGCTCGAAGTTGTGATGGAGTGGCAGTTAAGGAACCCAGGGGTCGAGGATCCAGCAGGAGCagttgaggaggtgaagaagcgGCGGGTTGAGTTGGGGATTAAATAG
- a CDS encoding hypothetical protein (COG:S; EggNog:ENOG503P45F) → MSWYKVLLDAASAMNEKPDSIGDAIQALSQEVPDSITLDELLTGVSETVASSDKTRPENTERVQKALVVALTCLQQPDRIQEKASDQATAQELARVISTAIAPVVPVLNDDNGLPASFNDALSNNSKALNTHCKATSTIGLQCLEAIDNVFNPPTLDDDTLLTLIAYSHPDQNWSDDPTKIAKIAAAILKTYPFPNKTDFITSTILQSYLRPLFSKSKPSTITSSGRKAEYQTDNSRDGIPDDTAATKPWKFTDLRSIPVFSWAVTEANNALISTHWPSYIPVLLTLADDSTTPIRQTGLNILSNFLTKIPAKTLQDTGLGQVFADAVFPTLSYLPSLTPEDESLQLLEPAYKALLVLAEKQSATGGKDGSGSSPRHKLLDHLIREGIFTGYFHAKNHVRIVELLCRETVEIVDAMGVHAVKHLKDMIPMISAILTDPFASAAPRTLLSAVKALQAVLRNCWPRLITGSVWQDEIINALVMCWLNLDEPTNNISDNSLEEVRKELVTSFQALSAISRTEGTDLSARVEPLVAKAGSLAGLFLGLVDDDMGC, encoded by the exons ATGTCCTGGTACAAGGTGCTGCTTGATGCGGCGTCGGCAATGAATGAGAAGCCAGACTCAATTGGAGATGCGATCCAGGCTTTATCACAGG AGGTCCCGGATTCGATAACACTTGATGAGCTGCTCACGGGGGTGAGTGAGACTGTTGCCTCATCTGACAAGACGAGGCCCGAG AACACAGAAAGGGTGCAAAAGGCCTTGGTGGTTGCACTCACATGTCTGCAACAGCCAGACAGGATACAAGAGAAAGCAAGCGACCAGGCCACTGCACAGGAGCTAGCGAGAGTAATATCAACAGCAATTGCGCCTGTTGTGCCTGTTCTCAACGACGACAATGGCTTACCAGCAT CCTTCAATGATgctctctccaacaacagcaaagcCCTCAATACCCACTGCAAAGCCACCTCCACGATAGGTCTCCAATGCCTAGAAGCCATCGACAATGTTTTCAATCCACCCACCCTGGACGacgacaccctcctcactctcatTGCCTACTCTCACCCCGACCAAAACTGGTCTGATGATCCCACCAAAATTGCCAAGATAGCCGCCGCCATTCTCAAGacttaccccttccccaatAAAACCGACTTCATCACCTCTACAATCCTCCAGTCGTATCTCCGGCCTCTTTTCTCAAAGTCTAAACCGTCTACTATTACCTCTTCAGGCCGCAAAGCAGAATACCAAACCGACAACTCCCGAGATGGCATCCCCGACGACACCGCTGCAACTAAACCATGGAAGTTTACTGACCTTCGCTCCATTCCGGTGTTCTCATGGGCAGTGACAGAAGCTAAT AACGCCTTGATAAGCACCCACTGGCCCTCCTATATCCCCGTCCTCCTAACCCTCGCTGAcgactccaccacccccatccgcCAAACCGGCCTCAATATCCTATCCAACTTCCTCACCAAGATCCCCGCCAAAACCCTGCAGGACACCGGTCTAGGCCAAGTCTTTGCCGATGCTGTATTCCCAACACTGTCTTACCTTCCTTCTTTAACACCCGAGGATGAATCCCTTCAGCTCTTGGAACCAGCCTACAAAGCTTTGCTAGTTTTGGCAGAGAAGCAGTCCGCCACAGGAGGCAAAGACGGGAGCGGTAGTAGTCCCAGGCACAAGCTACTCGACCACCTGATCCGCGAGGGCATCTTCACAGGGTACTTTCACGCCAAAAACCATGTCAGGATTGTCGAGCTGCTCTGTCGAGAGACGGTGGAGATTGTAGACGCGATGGGGGTTCATGCTGTTAAACATCTCAAG GATATGATTCCCATGAtctccgccatcctcaccgaCCCATTCGCTTCCGCCGCACCGCGGACTCTCCTCTCCGCTGTCAAAGCACTCCAGGCGGTTCTGAGGAACTGCTGGCCTAGGCTTATAACTGGGTCGGTTTGGCAGGATGAGATTATTAACGCGCTTGTGATGTGCTGGCTGAATCTTGATGAGCCGACTAACAACATCAGTGACAACAGCCTGGAAGAGGTTAGAAAGGAACTGGTTACTTCTTTCCAGGCTTTGTCTGCTATTTCAAGGACAGAGGGGACAGACCTCTCTGCGAGGGTTGAGCCATTGGTGGCGAAGGCTGGGTCTTTGGctgggttgtttttgggtctggttgatgatgatatgggGTGTTGA
- the FIG4 gene encoding phosphatidylinositol-3,5-bisphosphate 5-phosphatase (COG:I; EggNog:ENOG503NVR3), producing MAADTAETQLAISALVAATPAGGGGGPETPAPVPQAPTPAPVPVLPRQSQAQSQNGPPPPPSRVPELPETEPVLFPPLHNSADTDSVASGKSAPLRTGAGAGLGDDNDEDEPAVAKPFLRTSSPDPASSRPGVGVMAEDDEDEEVRLGYGGIDGAGPRSRLMHKMHRFSLYETASRFYIVGGDVTEKRYRILKIDRINDDESELSITDDKTVYTQKDMNELLDTIDDGNKGTGGLKLRCTTWGLLGFIKFTGPWYMLLITKKSTVAMIGGHYVYQIDGTDLIPLTSPNLKVDQRNTNTEESRFLGILNNLDLTRSFYYSYSYDITRTLQYNITRERAALINGHPCAVDDDFNSMFVWNNHLLQPVAKLLNVPYDWCRPIIHGYIDQAAVSVYGRTAHITVIARRSRYFAGARFLKRGANDLGYVANDVETEQIVSEALTTSFHAPGPKFFANPSYTSYVQHRGSIPLYWTQDNTGVTPKPPIELNLVDPFYSAAALHFDNLFERYGAPIYALNLVKSRERTPRESKLLEEYTRAINYLNQFLPADKKIIHRAWDMSRAAKSRDQDVIGTLEEIAEDVLITTGFFHNGDGYTSPIRVQNGVARTNCIDCLDRTNAAQFVIGKRALGHQLYALGILGDTAINYDTDAVNLFTHMYHDHGDTIAVQYGGSQLVNTMETYRKINQWTSHSRDMIESFKRYYNNSFLDGQRQEAYNLFLGNYIFAHGQPMLWDLATDYYLHHENPRTWLDKRKRDYIHWYTPKFLEPRVLPPYQPTKGKAPHTSKPMSAYDDYWLEYYRPSTLSSFLKMFSYKMNSTLRYIPFKSTLDGRYDLSPFRVRTELGDSEAQEKKKAKKEVTIVAPHDMVRMADDAEISSINEKTDHAGPTPTTTASTGSGSKGIFSHRWLQPDKHATHGIMKDTSHHPNDNSGDEAAKNKQSALEKSRAAQWTFTQVVQESLNPTVSAVEAEDYARYISHPQNLPLVVSSEIPLSEIEPEYQEYVNGSWQWEGLPISTPWPQKLGMPRRDDREEEEEQEQDRELYLETVTVGENPLTVTEEDAQKKRYKAYRKWLRGKSLFKQQPVD from the coding sequence ATGGCTGCCGACACAGCAGAAACCCAACTTGCGATCAGCGCCCTAGTTGCTGCCACACCtgcaggcggtggtggtggtcccgAGACACCAGCTCCAGTGCCCCAAGCTCCCACTCCCGCTCCCGTTCCAGTGCTACCACGCCAGTCCCAAGCCCAAAGCCAAAatggccctcctcctcccccttcccgaGTCCCCGAGCTCCCAGAGACCGAGCCCGTCCTGTTCCCCCCGCTTCACAACAGTGCCGACACAGACTCGGTAGCCTCCGGTAAATCGGCACCTTTGCGCACAGGCGCTGGCGCGGGGCTAggcgacgacaacgacgaggacgagccAGCTGTCGCGAAACCCTTCCTGCGAACATCGAGCCCCGACCCAGCATCATCGCGGCCAGGTGTAGGAGTAATGGcagaagacgacgaagacgaggaggttcGCCTCGGATATGGGGGTATCGATGGGGCAGGCCCcaggtcgaggttgatgcaCAAGATGCATAGGTTCAGTTTGTACGAGACAGCCAGTCGCTTTTATATTGTCGGCGGCGATGTCACAGAGAAGCGTTATCGTATCCTCAAGATCGACAGGATCAACGATGACGAGTCGGAACTAAGTATCACCGACGACAAGACAGTATATACCCAGAAGGACATGAACGAGCTGCTAGATACGATCGACGATGGGAACAAGGGAACGGGTGGACTGAAGCTTCGATGTACGACATGGGGTTTGCTGGGGTTCATCAAGTTTACCGGACCCTGGTACAtgcttctcatcaccaagaagagCACTGTGGCCATGATAGGCGGCCACTACGTTTACCAAATCGACGGCACCGACCTCATTCCCTTAACATCACCCAACCTCAAGGTGGATCAACgaaacaccaacaccgaggaGTCGAGATTTCTGGGCATTCTGAACAACCTGGATCTAACGCGCTCCTTCTACTACAGCTACTCGTATGATATCACGCGGACATTGCAGTACAACATCACCAGAGAGCGGGCTGCGCTGATCAATGGCCACCCCTGTGCAGTTGACGATGATTTCAACTCCATGTTTGTCTGGAATAACCACTTACTTCAGCCAGTTGCGAAACTTCTCAATGTGCCGTATGACTGGTGTCGCCCTATAATCCACGGGTACATCGACCAAGCCGCCGTTTCGGTCTACGGCAGGACAGCACACATCACTGTCATTGCTCGCCGCAGTCGGTACTTTGCTGGCGCTCGTTTCTTGAAGAGAGGCGCCAATGATTTGGGCTATGTCGCCAATGATGTAGAGACTGAGCAGATTGTATCAGAGGCCCTCACGACCTCGTTCCATGCGCCTGGTCCCAAGTTCTTTGCCAACCCTTCTTATACTTCGTATGTGCAACACCGTGGGTCTATTCCTCTCTACTGGACGCAGGACAACACAGGTGTGACTCCGAAACCTCCAATCGAGCTGAACCTGGTCGACCCCTTCTACAGTGCGGCCGCCCTGCACTTTGACAACCTCTTCGAGCGCTATGGGGCACCCATCTACGCACTTAATCTGGTAAAGTCTCGTGAGAGGACACCTCGAGAAAGCAAGTTACTTGAAGAATACACGCGTGCCATCAACTACCTCAACCAGTTCTTACCAGCAGACAAGAAGATCATCCATCGTGCCTGGGACATGTCCCGTGCCGCGAAGAGTCGTGATCAAGATGTCATCGGAACGCTTGAGGAGATCGCAGAAGATGTATTGATCACCACGGGCTTCTTTCACAATGGGGACGGTTACACATCTCCCATCCGCGTCCAGAACGGGGTGGCGCGCACAAACTGCATAGACTGTCTCGACAGAACCAATGCCGCTCAGTTTGTCATTGGCAAGCGGGCACTTGGACATCAACTCTACGCGCTCGGCATCCTTGGGGACACAGCCATCAACTATGATACCGACGCTGTTAACTTGTTCACACATATGTACCATGACCATGGTGACACCATAGCCGTCCAATACGGCGGCTCACAGCTCGTCAACACGATGGAGACTTACCGCAAGATCAACCAGTGGACAAGTCACTCTCGAGATATGATTGAGAGCTTCAAGCGGTATTACAACAACTCCTTTCTTGATGGGCAGCGCCAGGAAGCCTACAACCTTTTTCTGGGCAACTACATTTTTGCCCACGGCCAACCAATGCTGTGGGATCTAGCAACAGACTACTACCTTCATCACGAAAACCCCCGCACGTGGCTtgacaagagaaaaagagattACATCCATTGGTATACACCGAAATTCCTCGAACCGCGAGTCCTCCCACCCTACCAGCCCACCAAAGGAAAGGCTCCCCACACCAGCAAGCCAATGTCAGCCTATGATGACTACTGGCTTGAGTACTATCGCCCTTCCACATTATCTTCCTTCCTCAAGATGTTCTCTTACAAAATGAACTCCACCCTTCGATACATCCCCTTCAAATCAACCCTCGACGGCCGGTACGATCTTAGCCCCTTCCGAGTCCGCACCGAGCTGGGCGACAGTGAAGcgcaagaaaagaagaaagccaagaaagaagtcacaatcgttgcTCCCCACGACATGGTTCGCATGGCCGACGACGCGGAAATATCCTCGATCAACGAAAAGACAGACCATGCTGGACCAActcccaccacaacagccaGCACAGGAAGCGGCAGCAAAGGCATCTTCTCCCACCGCTGGCTCCAACCAGACAAACATGCCACCCATGGTATAATGAAAgacacctcccaccaccccaacgaCAACAGCGGCGACGAAGCAGcaaaaaacaaacaatcGGCCCTTGAGAAATCCCGCGCGGCACAATGGACTTTTACCCAAGTAGTCCAGGAATCTCTCAACCCCACCGTCAGCGCGGTAGAAGCGGAAGACTACGCGCGTTACATTTCGCACCCGCAGAATTTACCGCTGGTGGTGTCGAGCGAGATACCGCTCTCGGAAATCGAGCCAGAGTACCAAGAGTATGTCAATGGGAGTTGGCAGTGGGAGGGGCTGCCGATTTCGACGCCCTGGCCCCAGAAGCTggggatgccgaggagggatgatagggaggaggaggaggagcaggagcaggataGGGAGTTATATTTGGAGACTGtgacggtgggggagaacCCGCTGACGGttaccgaggaggatgcgcagaagaagaggtatAAGGCTTATAGGaagtggttgagggggaagagCTTGTTTAAACAGCAGCCGGTGGATTAG
- a CDS encoding hypothetical protein (EggNog:ENOG503P7C9) encodes MPSSTSEACESSARHLVILTRLGDSTLRSNPSRRTMAYSTKVVGPLSSPRGREDNVLIILEPPPPPRPSLSGRRVKQVAPFSHPEITRRRPLRSTTVLTEYTTITTTPVVVVLVEGPFTTGHPQDTTTTQKANPLFSTKRGTLLTRTRIAGVAEPTRTISVAMDAAPYAPPPEPTASAAVDLPQDPGNGAMLTGECASAQNTLIDDGGPTMIYAPFVGCINNKPDCCPYTPATMAQKFKAAVTASSGVFPTPQNQKDSTMKSCAADYYSVSGSCCPSGYALWTSVMGDQTPCVRALTATTEVQTITNAPAATTTKPTMAVTGVVFAMAYPLEETSGGLPSGTIAGIVVGIIMGVFFLAAVIFFSCRYRRSKQLKNFKKELHQNFYGDNGTGTSEVPTLVNNTNANSIRGSTTTTMAHHRPQSSLCGTQYLHHKTIKRDSVASLGHKEERDLSQVDNPAERYTPDSAYPQRPPAREAMVRRESSVHSLDSQLSLHDENCYDNILPSPGTPGTLADRNNTHNIRNSSNNPTNDWVVSGSELHLAKPQRLSRGYPRIVYTHSHGHGSSTSVPTTVNGGEGGGAGRPSTSTSGSASGSGSICSRPSTRLEVMPGTPEEDNKTNGNTERQKVEV; translated from the exons ATGCCCTCGAGCACCTCGGAAGCATGCGAGTCGTCCGCGCGTCACCTTGTAATCCTCACTCGTCTCGGAGATTCAACATTGCGGTCTAATCCTTCCCGTAGGACCATGGCCTACTCGACGAAAGTTGTCGGGCCTTTATCGAGTCCGCGCGGTAGGGAAGACAATGTCCTGATCATTCTCgaacctccccctcctccaaggcCATCGCTCTCTGGCCGCCGTGTCAAGCAGGTTGCGCCTTTTTCTCATCCGGAAATCACTCGCCGGCGGCCCTTACGATCCACTACCGTCTTGACAGAGTATACCACaattaccaccacccccgttgttgttgtcttggtCGAAGGTCCTTTCACCACTGGCCATCCCCAAGACACGACCACCACACAAAAAGCAAACCCTTTGTTTTCTACCAAGCGAGGAACACTGTTAACAAGGACAAG GATCGCTGGAGTGGCAGAGCCCACTCGGACAATCTCTGTGGCCATGGATGCCGC CCCGTATGCCCCTCCGCCGGAACCGACAGCGTCTGCGGCCGTCGACCTCCCTCAGGATCCAGGAAATGGAGCGATGCTCACAGGGGAGTGTGCGTCGGCGCAGAATACACTCATCGATGATGGCGGGCCGACCATGATATATGCGCCCTTTGTAGGCTGTATCAACAATAAACCAGATTGCTGTCCCTATACACCCGCAACCATGGCTCAAAAGTTCAAGGCCGCTGTCACAGCCAGTTCTGGTGTGTTTCCCACTCCGCAAAATCAGAAAGATTCCACAATGAAAAGTTGTGCTGCCGATTACTACTCCGTCTCTGGAAGTTGCTGCCCAAG CGGCTACGCACTTTGGACCTCCGTCATGGGTGACCAAACACCATGTGTAAGGGCTCTCACAGCAACCACCGAGGTGcagaccatcaccaacgcGCCGGCCGCGACAACAACGAAACCGACCATGGCCGTCACGGGCGTTGTCTTTGCCATGGCCTATCCACTGGAGGAAACCTCGGGAGGGCTCCCGAGTGGAACAATCGCAGGCATAGTCGTGGGCATCATCATGGGAGTATTCTTCCTAGCGGCGGTGATATTCTTCAGTTGCCGCTACCGGCGCAGCAAACAACTGAAGAACTTCAAGAAGGAACTTCATCAAAACTTCTATGGGGATAACGGGACTGGAACGTCGGAAGTTCCGACGCTTGTTAACAATACGAACGCCAACAGTATACGGGGAAGCACTACTACCACGATGGCGCATCATCGGCCACAAAGCTCCCTTTGCGGCACCCAGTACCTCCACCACAAAACCATCAAGCGCGACTCGGTCGCCAGCCTCGGGCACAAAGAGGAGCGAGACTTGTCCCAGGTCGATAACCCCGCCGAACGATACACACCCGACTCGGCCTACCCCCAAAGACCGCCAGCCAGGGAAGCGATGGTAAGGCGGGAATCATCAGTACACAGTCTGGATTCGCAACTATCTCTCCATGACGAGAACTGTTACGACAACATCTTGCCCTCCCCGGGCACGCCAGGGACTTTAGCAGATAGGAATAACACTCACAATatccgcaacagcagcaataaTCCAACCAACGATTGGGTTGTCTCTGGGTCGGAATTACACCTGGCAAAACCGCAGAGGCTGTCGAGGGGATACCCGAGGATAGTGTACACTCATTCCCATGGACATGGGAGCAGTACAAGTGTGCCGACTACGGTGAatggtggcgagggtgggggagcggGGAGGCCGTCGACCTCTACGTCGGGGAGTGCGAGCGGGTCGGGGAGTATTTGCAGTAGGCCGTCGACAAGGTTGGAAGTTATGCCGGGAACGCCGGAGGAGGATAATAAGACCAATGGGAACACGGAGAGGCAGAAGGTTGAGGTTTGA
- a CDS encoding hypothetical protein (EggNog:ENOG503PIKZ), with the protein MPTRPSRLPRRISHSTPPSTTYARDYTEHDDDHDSSRGPRRGRADDHHHPRHRRRRSVESDDGIYHDPRDRRSHKSRGRGRSVDSDDDTYRESREKRSRRSQRRDRSTDSEDSTYHGRSRHQSRRRDRSIDSQDKRHHSHDEETSRRGRHRSVRHPLRGSHQSPSRSSSASSSSSESDFDRVRDPSPKQPGRLRRLARSVSRLGRRRKPSVSSRSRSRSRKGREDAHLRSRSHPPHHHHSSSKHNESHSPADIIYTAARTAFEAGAVAALKLRNDPSPLIGAKGGKIVAAAVGAAVVDTFIDQKHPKRKGGLRHTVMRQATQMAIGNIVMPAVIHADKRHGKGVPVQTSVRGKSAWFGNMKAAGAKAGGGVRAGGGRR; encoded by the coding sequence ATGCCTACCCGTCCATCAAGATTACCCCGGCGCATCAGTCATTCCACGCCCCCGAGCACAACGTACGCTCGGGATTACACCGAACACGACGATGATCATGACAGTTCCAGAGGACCGCGAAGGGGTCGAGCAGAtgatcaccatcatccacgacacagaagaaggaggagtgtCGAGTCAGACGATGGAATTTACCATGATCCAAGAGATCGCCGCTCTCACAAGagtcgaggaaggggaagaagtgTCGACTCAGACGACGACACTTACCGCGAGTCAAGAGAGAAGCGCTCTCGCAGAAGCCAAAGAAGGGACAGAAGCACCGATTCCGAGGACAGCACTTACCACGGCAGGTCCCGACATCAAAGCCGAAGAAGAGACAGGAGCATCGACTCACAAGACAAGCGCCACCACTCGCACGACGAAGAAACCTCAAGACGAGGTCGACATCGATCAGTACGCCACCCCCTGAGAGGTTCACACCAATCGCCATCTcgatcatcatcagcctcttcctcctcatcagagAGCGACTTTGACCGTGTCCGTGACCCTTCCCCCAAACAGCCCGGTCGTCTCCGCCGCCTAGCCCGCAGCGTCAGCCGTCTAGGTCGTCGTCGCAAACCATCCGTCTCATCGCGTTCCAGGTCCAGGAGTCGCAAGGGCAGGGAAGACGCGCACCTCCGCTCCAgatcccacccaccccaccaccaccactcctcATCAAAACACAACGAATCCCACTCTCCCGCAGACATCATCTACACAGCCGCACGCACCGCCTTCGAAGCAGGAGCAGTGGCCGCTCTCAAGCTGCGGAATGATCCCTCGCCATTGATAGGTGCCAAAGGTGGCAAGATTGTCGCTGCCGCCGTCGGAGCTGCTGTTGTCGACACGTTCATCGATCAAAAGCACCCTAAGCGGAAAGGAGGGTTGAGACACACTGTCATGAGGCAGGCTACTCAGATGGCGATAGGAAACATCGTTATGCCGGCTGTCATACACGCTGATAAGAGACACGGAAAGGGAGTCCCAGTGCAGACAAGTGTAAGGGGCAAAAGTGCATGGTTTGGGAATATGAAGGCTGCTGGTGCAAAGGCCGGAGGGGGCGTGAgagcgggtggtgggaggaggtaa